From the Bacteroidia bacterium genome, one window contains:
- a CDS encoding multidrug efflux SMR transporter, translating to MLTKDWLILILAGFFEVAFAFCLGKARESTGIEMYLWYGGFIVTLAVSMTLLVQATQTLPIGTAYAVWTGIGAVGTALVGIVVFREPTTFLRLLFLSTLILSIVGLKIVSHAK from the coding sequence ATGCTCACAAAGGATTGGCTGATCCTGATTCTTGCGGGTTTTTTCGAAGTAGCATTTGCGTTCTGCCTCGGGAAGGCGAGAGAGAGCACCGGTATTGAAATGTACCTGTGGTATGGCGGCTTCATCGTGACCCTTGCCGTGAGCATGACGTTGCTCGTTCAAGCAACGCAAACCTTGCCCATTGGGACGGCGTACGCGGTATGGACGGGTATCGGTGCAGTCGGAACGGCCCTGGTGGGGATAGTGGTGTTTCGGGAGCCGACGACCTTCTTGCGGCTGCTCTTCCTTTCGACACTGATACTTTCCATCGTCGGTCTGAAAATCGTGTCGCACGCGAAGTGA
- a CDS encoding dihydrofolate reductase family protein, translating to MRRIVAAINMTIDGYCDHTAGIPDEELHHHYTELLNGGDGILYGRITFQLMKYWQPLVKNPSGKNDMDEFARAIDTIPKLVFSRTLKHVEWESAALATRTLEEEVAALRRQAGRDILVGSRSLILQLMKRNLIDEYQLCVHPIIVGSGMPLFESIRDTTIFTLVKTKTFHSGAITLYYAPIQENTPKRE from the coding sequence ATGAGAAGAATAGTCGCCGCCATCAATATGACCATCGACGGATATTGCGATCACACAGCAGGTATTCCGGATGAGGAACTACATCACCATTATACGGAGCTGTTGAATGGAGGTGATGGCATTCTCTACGGGAGAATTACATTTCAACTTATGAAATACTGGCAGCCGCTGGTGAAGAATCCCTCGGGTAAAAATGATATGGACGAATTTGCCAGGGCGATAGATACCATCCCGAAACTGGTTTTTTCTCGAACCTTGAAACATGTCGAATGGGAAAGTGCGGCGTTGGCAACCCGGACCCTGGAAGAAGAAGTTGCAGCACTCAGGCGGCAAGCGGGCCGGGACATTCTCGTCGGCAGTCGGAGTCTGATCCTCCAGCTCATGAAGCGCAACTTGATAGATGAATACCAACTCTGTGTCCACCCAATCATTGTCGGCAGCGGTATGCCGTTATTCGAAAGCATCCGCGACACTACAATCTTTACACTTGTGAAGACCAAGACCTTTCATAGTGGTGCAATAACGCTGTACTATGCGCCGATACAGGAGAATACACCGAAGCGCGAGTGA
- a CDS encoding VWA domain-containing protein translates to MKRLSNVPAHTWSAVALLILICHVMPTAGLQAQPNLTFKRVTVNWPTIELYVTVGCDGNPAYNMSKQDFRIYENGVEVKDFTVWCPDPTKPCAKSVALVFDASGSMIGSGNAGAKLAGHAFIDLMDGVMDEAAVIWFTSVVTVQQQMTTNKQWLHAAVDALPAGGLTAVWDGGYFGLLELINNGVNQCRAVILLTDGGDGGSTRTPAEIIALANRHRINVFTVALGSSVNAVELQMIASLTGGKYYQTPNAGQLAAIYQEIFTIIRQSFQECIITYERECADGALRTVDLQLKDFCGGSDTKTKTYRAPLDSSTFKNLNLEIGDATGKSGADITLPLNLISPINGEMFYPLQFTLEYDTSCVQLKGVSTPTGSLLEGAPIMVTPHPAGALIQVTARKLVHGGGLLLNMTFKAANRSDTACCDIRAAYPRFEQGCFIPVIETGSICINAKAPQAFCDINGTKRLQWDRKLRDYQPNPFIVTGRCDNIGDTTLRNARCTIIVDTHDVRLVSPVSTTQLVSPADIAPGMFAEVNWQLAAKKRTQGDSIEICIRSSFDNYPDVICCHKVFIPQAGPMLECTLDAPAITADTTYLRYNPMPFPVTVTARNTGGSRTDTLRASIVLPTELTLAAPDAPDRFTKRILPSLLNPGQEGSAEWMLQHAPTTGEKHYTVTVWCFASNTDSSKCEIPIRIPGLPEASFRFELAYDDSLRFCSGDSVTLDAGAGYASYAWSSGAKNRMLVVRTSGQYFCTVRRTDGALGISDTVHVSVHNSPQPVITPGGPVAICKGETVHLWTDKSYPAYEWSTGASTESIVVTAAGRYSVRVRNELGCWGASDTTDVIMKPAPAKPVIRRLGDALRSDTAHAYQWYLNSTAIPGATGPLHVARQTGVYQVQVTNAEGCSALSDPFNVTVLDVDATPPVAERASLHVWPEPATDLLRIALTGTRNLTVTLALYDVLGRADVIHTGVLPDGAADFTHSLHARGAGVYYLVAMFGETVLVKRVTRL, encoded by the coding sequence ATGAAAAGGTTATCTAACGTACCTGCTCACACATGGAGCGCTGTCGCGCTGCTCATCCTTATCTGCCACGTGATGCCAACGGCCGGGCTTCAGGCGCAGCCGAACCTCACCTTCAAACGGGTGACGGTAAACTGGCCGACCATCGAGTTGTATGTGACGGTCGGCTGTGACGGCAATCCGGCGTACAATATGTCGAAGCAGGATTTTCGCATCTATGAGAATGGTGTCGAGGTCAAAGATTTCACGGTGTGGTGTCCCGATCCCACCAAACCCTGTGCAAAATCCGTAGCACTGGTGTTCGACGCATCCGGTTCGATGATAGGTTCCGGTAATGCCGGCGCCAAGCTGGCGGGCCACGCATTTATTGATCTGATGGACGGCGTTATGGACGAGGCGGCGGTAATTTGGTTTACCTCCGTCGTGACGGTACAGCAGCAGATGACGACGAATAAGCAATGGCTGCACGCCGCCGTAGATGCCCTTCCTGCAGGTGGTTTGACGGCAGTCTGGGACGGCGGGTACTTTGGACTGCTCGAACTGATCAACAACGGGGTGAACCAATGTCGCGCTGTTATACTGCTGACAGACGGCGGCGACGGAGGTTCGACGCGCACGCCTGCGGAGATTATTGCACTGGCGAATCGCCACCGTATCAATGTGTTTACTGTCGCTCTCGGCAGCAGTGTCAATGCGGTGGAATTGCAAATGATCGCCTCGCTTACCGGCGGGAAGTATTACCAGACACCGAATGCCGGACAGCTCGCCGCGATCTATCAGGAAATATTCACCATCATACGCCAGAGCTTTCAGGAGTGCATCATCACCTATGAGCGCGAGTGCGCGGATGGCGCTCTACGGACGGTAGATCTGCAGTTGAAGGATTTCTGTGGGGGGAGCGACACCAAGACGAAAACGTATCGCGCTCCCCTGGATTCGTCCACGTTCAAGAATCTGAATTTGGAGATCGGCGATGCAACCGGGAAAAGTGGCGCCGATATCACGCTGCCCCTCAACCTCATTTCACCAATCAACGGCGAGATGTTCTACCCGTTGCAATTCACACTGGAATACGACACTTCCTGCGTACAGCTCAAAGGTGTGAGCACGCCGACGGGCTCCCTGCTCGAGGGTGCTCCGATCATGGTGACGCCTCATCCCGCAGGCGCCCTCATACAGGTTACCGCACGCAAGCTTGTTCATGGCGGTGGTCTGTTGCTGAACATGACGTTCAAAGCTGCGAACCGGTCTGATACCGCATGTTGCGACATCCGTGCTGCGTATCCCCGATTTGAACAGGGCTGTTTCATTCCGGTTATTGAAACCGGGAGTATTTGCATCAATGCAAAGGCACCTCAGGCCTTCTGCGATATCAACGGTACGAAGCGCCTGCAGTGGGATCGGAAGCTGCGCGACTATCAGCCCAACCCGTTTATCGTCACCGGACGCTGCGACAATATCGGCGACACGACGCTGCGCAATGCGCGATGTACCATCATCGTGGATACCCATGACGTGCGACTGGTCTCGCCAGTCAGCACGACACAGCTTGTATCGCCGGCGGACATCGCTCCGGGGATGTTCGCGGAAGTGAACTGGCAGTTGGCGGCCAAAAAGCGGACACAGGGCGATTCCATCGAAATCTGTATTCGCAGCAGCTTCGATAATTATCCCGATGTCATTTGCTGCCATAAAGTGTTTATCCCGCAGGCAGGTCCGATGCTCGAGTGTACTCTCGATGCCCCCGCAATAACCGCGGACACGACGTATCTTCGCTATAATCCCATGCCTTTTCCCGTCACCGTTACCGCTCGGAACACCGGCGGTTCTCGGACGGACACCCTCCGTGCCTCCATCGTACTGCCAACGGAGCTGACCCTGGCGGCACCGGACGCGCCGGACCGATTCACGAAACGTATCCTTCCCTCACTGCTGAATCCCGGGCAGGAAGGCAGCGCCGAATGGATGCTTCAGCATGCGCCGACAACCGGGGAGAAACACTACACTGTGACGGTTTGGTGTTTTGCATCAAATACGGATTCCTCGAAATGCGAGATACCGATTCGCATACCGGGTCTTCCCGAGGCGTCGTTCCGTTTCGAGCTGGCATACGACGACTCCCTGCGTTTTTGTTCGGGCGACTCCGTCACTCTCGACGCCGGAGCCGGCTACGCCAGCTATGCCTGGTCATCCGGAGCGAAGAATCGCATGCTCGTGGTTCGTACGAGCGGGCAGTACTTTTGCACGGTCCGACGCACTGATGGAGCACTCGGGATATCCGATACGGTGCATGTATCGGTACACAATAGTCCACAACCGGTGATTACTCCGGGTGGTCCGGTGGCGATCTGCAAAGGCGAGACCGTCCACTTGTGGACCGACAAGAGCTATCCCGCATACGAGTGGAGTACAGGAGCGAGTACGGAAAGCATCGTGGTGACGGCGGCCGGTCGGTATTCCGTGCGGGTGCGCAACGAACTGGGCTGCTGGGGCGCTTCGGACACCACGGACGTCATTATGAAGCCCGCACCCGCGAAGCCCGTCATACGCCGCCTCGGGGATGCGCTGCGAAGCGACACAGCACATGCCTACCAGTGGTATCTGAACAGCACAGCTATACCAGGCGCCACCGGACCGCTGCACGTTGCAAGACAGACCGGCGTGTATCAGGTTCAGGTCACCAATGCCGAAGGCTGCTCAGCGCTCTCGGATCCCTTCAACGTGACGGTGCTCGACGTGGACGCCACGCCGCCGGTAGCAGAACGCGCATCGCTGCATGTCTGGCCCGAACCGGCGACCGACCTGCTGCGCATCGCACTCACCGGCACCAGGAATCTAACCGTTACACTGGCGCTGTACGATGTACTTGGCCGAGCGGATGTGATTCACACAGGTGTGCTGCCTGATGGCGCTGCGGATTTTACGCACTCTCTCCACGCCCGCGGTGCCGGAGTGTACTATCTCGTGGCGATGTTTGGAGAAACCGTGCTGGTGAAGCGCGTAACCAGGTTGTAG
- a CDS encoding efflux RND transporter periplasmic adaptor subunit → MLEPIPMQRMHILIVCMLSLLLLLLLSSCGESSNRKKIDDSAPVLAEAMVVQPESHTVSIKATGDLLPLEEVEIKAPVAGNVRSIHFREGQQVGKGALLVSIDDRNWVAQKKGLEARLIAAEGELRRKTQLLGIEGISAEEVEKNRAEVDNLKAQIEGLEVMIDLAAVRAPFSGRIGMRNFSPGAWLSQGGAIARLVQTDGMKVHFTIPAQYAHKVAVGRPVKVFSSANGDTAVANVYAVDARINSSSRSLQIRAMLNGKHPTFIPGDFVQVSLELEKKENVLLVPAEAIIPELNQHTVFIVKDGKAKRTVVKTGVRTEDRVEILHGLSPGDTVLISGLMDVRDGAPVTLQQLHTAVTE, encoded by the coding sequence ATGTTAGAACCCATTCCAATGCAGCGTATGCACATTCTGATCGTGTGCATGCTTTCCCTGCTTCTCCTGTTGCTGCTGTCGTCCTGCGGAGAGAGCAGTAACAGAAAAAAAATCGACGACTCTGCTCCCGTGCTGGCGGAGGCGATGGTCGTACAGCCTGAATCGCATACCGTCAGCATCAAAGCCACGGGTGACCTCCTTCCGCTCGAGGAAGTCGAGATCAAAGCTCCTGTGGCGGGCAATGTACGATCCATACATTTCCGCGAAGGGCAGCAGGTGGGAAAGGGCGCACTTCTGGTTTCCATTGACGACCGCAACTGGGTCGCCCAGAAAAAAGGACTCGAAGCGCGTCTGATTGCCGCGGAAGGGGAATTGCGGCGGAAGACACAGCTTCTGGGTATCGAGGGCATCAGTGCGGAAGAAGTGGAGAAGAATCGCGCGGAGGTCGACAATCTCAAGGCGCAAATCGAGGGCCTCGAGGTCATGATAGACCTCGCCGCCGTGCGTGCCCCGTTCAGCGGACGTATCGGCATGCGCAATTTCAGTCCCGGAGCATGGCTCTCTCAAGGTGGCGCAATCGCGCGGCTGGTGCAGACGGACGGCATGAAGGTGCATTTTACCATCCCCGCGCAGTACGCCCACAAAGTGGCGGTCGGACGCCCGGTGAAAGTGTTCTCCTCAGCCAATGGCGATACTGCAGTAGCGAATGTCTACGCAGTCGATGCACGTATCAATTCGTCGTCAAGAAGTCTGCAGATACGCGCTATGCTCAACGGCAAACATCCGACGTTCATTCCGGGGGATTTTGTACAGGTATCGCTGGAATTGGAGAAAAAGGAAAATGTGCTCCTGGTTCCGGCGGAGGCGATAATCCCTGAGCTCAATCAGCACACCGTGTTCATCGTCAAGGACGGTAAAGCCAAACGCACAGTGGTGAAAACCGGCGTCCGGACCGAAGACCGCGTGGAAATCCTCCACGGACTCTCGCCCGGGGATACCGTACTGATTTCGGGATTGATGGACGTGCGGGACGGTGCGCCGGTGACGCTTCAGCAACTGCACACCGCGGTGACGGAATGA
- a CDS encoding efflux RND transporter permease subunit gives MTLSELSIKRPVLTMVFAIAIVIFGASSFLNLGVRDYPSVDPPIITVSTSYTGANAEIIESQITEPLEIQINRIDGIKTLTSTSTTGRSIIRVEFELGMDLDNAANDVRDRVAQAVRNLPPDTDPPIVSKADADAQTIVTITLQSGKRSLLALTDIAQNIFAERLQTIPGVSQVNVWGSKQYAMRLNLDMDRMIAHRVNPVDVRNALTAQNIELPSGQVEGDSRYLTIQTYGRLNTEEEFNNLVIADRNGTIVRLRDIGHAELGALNEKSIMRGNGGIPMVGVAMQPQPGSNYIEIVDEVYRRVELLKKEIPGDIIIGTGLDITTSIRQSIRDVQSTILEAFILVVAIIFIFLRNLRTTLIPIIAIPLSLVGGFIFLWAADFSINVLTLLGLLLATGIVVDDAIVMMENIYAKIEKGMNPIQAAFKGSRQVFFAIISTTITLICVFLPIFFMLGLTGRLFREFAMVMAGSIIISMFVSLTLTVTMCSRMLKRDDREYRWLKQVHRPIDYVLAQYPAWLDWFMARRRLALPIVLASAAIIGLLLFTLQTELAPLDDKSALRLMSTAPEGTSFNMMSDYHAKLIHLVDTLPEKLSLVAVTAPGFGGSPSVNSAFTRLMLKPPDQRDKTQMELVAELNRKLRSFSMARTFALQDPTIAGAGGGRAGLPVQYVLQAADLGKLEHYLPLFLDEARRHPAFEVVDVDLRFTRPELIIDIDRDKAFNLGISVRDVAEVIQTYFSEQRIGYFIRDGKQYFVLAHAIPEQRRTPEDVTNIQLRTTSGELVSLGSVVQLRHESLPPQLLRYNRYSSATVSAAPARRYTLGDGIAAMDEIADKVLDETFLTSLAGTSADFSESTSNLMLVFIFALILVYLTLAAQFESFRDPLTVMITVPLALAGALLSMWVFGQTLNIFSEIGIILLVGIVTKNGILIVEFANQKREEGLDIMAAAREAAIDRIRPILMTTLATVLGAVPLAISLDGTANSRVSMGVVIIGGLLFSLVLTLFVIPALYTYIARTSAPVAIEEEA, from the coding sequence ATGACACTCTCCGAGCTGAGCATCAAGCGACCGGTGCTGACGATGGTGTTCGCCATCGCTATCGTCATATTCGGTGCCTCATCCTTCCTCAATCTCGGCGTACGCGATTATCCGAGCGTGGACCCGCCCATCATCACGGTTTCCACGAGTTACACCGGGGCGAATGCCGAGATCATCGAATCGCAGATCACGGAACCGCTCGAAATACAGATCAACAGAATTGATGGCATCAAGACGCTTACCTCCACCAGCACTACGGGGCGCAGTATCATCCGGGTGGAGTTCGAACTGGGAATGGATCTCGACAACGCCGCGAACGATGTCCGCGACCGTGTGGCTCAGGCCGTGCGCAACCTGCCTCCCGATACCGATCCGCCCATCGTCTCGAAAGCGGATGCGGATGCCCAGACCATCGTGACCATAACCTTGCAGAGCGGGAAGAGAAGTTTACTTGCCCTCACCGACATCGCGCAGAATATATTCGCTGAACGCCTGCAGACTATTCCCGGCGTCAGTCAGGTGAACGTGTGGGGCAGCAAGCAATATGCGATGCGTCTCAATCTCGATATGGACCGCATGATCGCCCACCGTGTGAATCCCGTCGACGTGCGCAATGCCCTGACCGCGCAGAACATCGAGCTCCCGTCGGGTCAGGTGGAAGGCGACAGCCGCTATCTCACGATTCAGACGTACGGTCGTCTGAACACGGAGGAAGAATTCAATAATCTGGTGATCGCCGACCGTAACGGTACCATCGTCCGCCTTCGGGATATCGGACATGCGGAGCTCGGAGCGCTCAACGAAAAATCCATCATGCGCGGCAATGGCGGCATCCCCATGGTCGGTGTCGCAATGCAGCCGCAGCCGGGATCGAACTACATCGAAATCGTGGACGAAGTGTACCGGCGCGTGGAGCTGTTGAAGAAGGAGATTCCGGGGGATATTATCATTGGTACCGGGCTCGATATCACCACCAGTATCCGGCAGTCGATCAGGGACGTACAATCGACGATATTGGAGGCGTTTATCCTTGTCGTCGCCATCATTTTTATTTTTCTGCGGAATCTGCGCACCACGCTCATCCCCATCATCGCTATCCCGCTCTCGCTCGTGGGCGGCTTCATTTTTCTGTGGGCCGCGGATTTTTCGATCAATGTATTGACACTGCTTGGTCTGCTTCTCGCCACAGGAATTGTCGTTGACGATGCGATCGTGATGATGGAAAATATTTATGCCAAAATCGAAAAAGGCATGAATCCGATCCAGGCCGCTTTCAAGGGTTCGCGGCAAGTGTTCTTTGCGATCATTTCGACGACGATCACGCTGATATGTGTGTTTCTCCCGATCTTTTTCATGCTCGGTCTGACCGGACGCCTGTTCCGGGAGTTCGCCATGGTCATGGCAGGGTCCATCATCATTTCCATGTTTGTGTCGCTCACCCTCACGGTGACGATGTGCTCTCGTATGCTGAAACGGGACGACCGGGAATACCGGTGGTTGAAACAGGTTCACAGGCCGATTGATTACGTTCTCGCACAGTATCCCGCGTGGCTCGATTGGTTCATGGCACGCCGGCGGTTGGCGCTCCCTATCGTGCTTGCCTCGGCAGCGATAATCGGTCTTCTGTTGTTCACCCTGCAAACGGAACTCGCACCGTTAGACGACAAGAGCGCACTGCGTCTGATGTCCACAGCGCCCGAGGGTACGTCATTCAACATGATGAGCGATTACCACGCGAAACTGATTCACCTGGTGGATACACTTCCGGAAAAGCTGAGTCTTGTCGCAGTAACCGCGCCGGGTTTCGGGGGGAGTCCTTCCGTCAACTCCGCCTTCACCCGACTCATGCTCAAGCCCCCGGATCAGCGGGATAAGACACAAATGGAGCTGGTAGCCGAGCTCAACCGCAAGCTGCGGAGCTTCAGTATGGCGCGGACCTTCGCTCTGCAGGATCCGACCATCGCCGGAGCGGGTGGCGGCAGGGCGGGTCTGCCGGTGCAGTACGTGCTGCAGGCGGCCGATCTCGGCAAGCTCGAACACTATCTCCCGCTCTTTCTCGACGAAGCGCGACGGCATCCCGCGTTCGAGGTAGTGGATGTAGATCTCCGTTTCACCCGCCCGGAACTGATCATCGATATCGATCGGGACAAGGCGTTCAATCTCGGAATAAGCGTGCGCGATGTCGCGGAGGTGATTCAAACCTACTTCAGTGAGCAACGCATTGGGTATTTCATCCGCGACGGGAAGCAGTATTTCGTTCTCGCACATGCGATACCGGAGCAGCGCCGGACCCCGGAGGATGTCACGAACATTCAGCTGCGCACCACGTCGGGGGAACTGGTGTCCCTTGGAAGCGTGGTGCAACTCCGGCACGAAAGTCTCCCGCCACAATTGCTGCGCTACAACAGATACTCGTCCGCGACCGTCTCCGCCGCGCCTGCGCGGCGCTATACGCTTGGAGATGGAATCGCAGCTATGGACGAGATCGCCGACAAGGTGCTGGATGAAACGTTTCTCACTTCGCTCGCGGGCACGTCGGCGGATTTTTCGGAGAGCACATCCAACCTGATGCTGGTGTTCATTTTTGCTCTCATTCTCGTGTACCTGACGCTCGCCGCGCAGTTCGAGAGCTTTCGTGATCCCCTGACTGTCATGATAACCGTACCATTGGCACTGGCCGGAGCGTTGCTCTCCATGTGGGTGTTCGGGCAGACGCTCAACATCTTCAGTGAAATCGGCATCATTCTCCTGGTGGGCATCGTGACCAAAAACGGTATTCTCATCGTGGAGTTCGCCAATCAGAAACGGGAGGAGGGATTGGATATCATGGCAGCAGCGAGAGAAGCCGCCATCGATCGCATCCGTCCCATCCTCATGACCACGCTGGCCACCGTGCTCGGTGCCGTACCGTTGGCTATCTCGCTCGACGGCACCGCCAACAGCCGCGTATCCATGGGTGTCGTCATTATCGGAGGACTGCTCTTCTCGCTCGTTCTTACACTCTTTGTCATACCCGCACTGTACACCTACATCGCGCGTACAAGCGCCCCGGTGGCTATCGAGGAAGAAGCGTAA
- a CDS encoding hemerythrin domain-containing protein, which yields MDTLHAKPNHPSEYLERDHRRLENLLAAAAHDPSEVDMVLYDEFRRGLLRHIGIEEKIVLPLLRSVAGCGFDMEAQLRLEHGAIAALLVPPPAPELLFALMGLLQRHNHLEEDPETLYQLLDDCVRAAGDDILRKVVEFPDVPLSRFINNPHAVEPAKRAVARSGHDYDALVEEGRSVRRGNGDTEW from the coding sequence ATGGACACACTGCACGCAAAGCCTAATCATCCCTCCGAATATCTTGAGAGAGATCACCGCCGGCTCGAAAACCTGCTTGCCGCTGCGGCGCACGATCCCTCCGAGGTTGACATGGTGTTGTACGACGAATTCAGGAGAGGTCTGCTACGGCATATCGGCATCGAGGAAAAAATAGTCCTTCCGCTGCTCCGCTCCGTCGCCGGCTGCGGCTTCGACATGGAGGCGCAATTGCGACTTGAACATGGCGCCATTGCGGCGTTACTCGTCCCGCCGCCGGCGCCTGAATTGCTCTTCGCCCTTATGGGTCTTCTGCAACGGCATAACCATCTCGAAGAGGATCCGGAGACCCTGTATCAGCTTCTGGACGATTGTGTCCGGGCTGCGGGCGACGACATTCTGCGGAAGGTCGTGGAATTCCCGGACGTCCCCCTTTCCCGCTTCATCAACAATCCCCACGCCGTAGAACCCGCCAAACGCGCCGTCGCACGGAGCGGACATGATTATGACGCGTTGGTGGAGGAGGGAAGGAGCGTGAGGAGGGGAAACGGTGATACAGAATGGTGA